In the genome of Myxococcus stipitatus, one region contains:
- a CDS encoding SDR family oxidoreductase codes for MSRHVFLTGVTGFVGKVVLEALLVRGVERVTVLVRESKDRQGRVQSAGERFAKVAQAACFSHLPPGWTNRVDVVSGDLEKPDCGLSAADVGKVRQDVTHVVHCAASVEFDLPLAQATSANIKSALSVLELARTCPKLVGMVDVSTAYVTVWRPGPIEERLAHLPKPAEELYAAFQVAQGDGREWMELTGHPNTYTLTKSVAEHLICERRGNVPVVIVRPSIVSASHRTPFPAWLDSPAALAGCLLYSGLGVVRAFNADPSVRLDVVPVDVVASEVVRAVFGPMPRPGEEVPIVHATMGIQRALRIDMAAASTIEWFKHRPGVVKTPAMFVGRKDHGFDGVDFLRRELPVQLQKAALKLLGQKKAHRRLTRADEKVQYLNEGFSYFTHHTFDFVRSTPLEVPGFEPREYVRVVNQGLYRHLLSRDETQVSFAGPKHDDARDDRTWLLQRPTNNTTLKVFGYSLRKTFRHCTSDVTFDRPSFEHAVAQVPPDALVVLAPTHRSYFDFLLASYLCFQHPDLGISMPHIAAAEEFGRIPVVGPILRDSQAFFIKRGVGKEVPELGEELRRLTEKNASLMFFIEGQRSRARLMLPPKRGLLRALQNTGRRFAVLPVAISYDRLPEEASLAKELAGEPRPKMTLTGVMSWLSKLARGQVQLGRVHLACGAPQMLERTTDVRTLSHTLMAELQRHTTVSSFHLRAFLAEHSIPGVDETWLREAIERRGGRVVTSDLPVPSPLTPSLSYSLRNQWQHWFAGDVLARQPGNAALEDHLSRYRWCSTPLAECEDARVDAVVEALYAPVVRDYREVTKVRAPGELKAVEVAHRPHLDGVVQALVSRDIVKPTDDGFEWGANATQLSGFHEACAWRGEVER; via the coding sequence ATGTCCCGCCATGTGTTTCTCACCGGCGTCACGGGCTTCGTCGGCAAGGTGGTGCTGGAGGCGCTGCTCGTCCGGGGCGTCGAGCGTGTCACCGTGCTGGTGCGCGAGTCGAAGGACCGCCAGGGCCGCGTGCAGTCGGCCGGGGAGCGCTTCGCCAAGGTCGCGCAGGCCGCGTGCTTCTCGCACCTGCCTCCGGGGTGGACGAACCGCGTCGACGTGGTGAGTGGCGACCTGGAGAAGCCGGACTGCGGCCTGTCCGCCGCCGATGTCGGCAAGGTCCGCCAGGACGTCACGCACGTCGTGCACTGCGCGGCGAGCGTGGAGTTCGACCTGCCGCTGGCGCAGGCGACGTCCGCCAACATCAAGAGCGCGCTGTCGGTGCTGGAGCTGGCGCGCACGTGCCCGAAGCTGGTGGGCATGGTCGACGTGTCCACCGCCTACGTCACCGTGTGGCGCCCCGGGCCCATCGAGGAGCGCCTGGCGCACCTGCCCAAGCCCGCCGAGGAGCTCTACGCGGCCTTCCAGGTGGCGCAGGGCGATGGCCGCGAGTGGATGGAGCTCACGGGCCACCCCAACACGTACACGCTCACCAAGAGCGTCGCCGAGCACCTCATCTGCGAGCGGCGCGGGAATGTGCCCGTCGTCATCGTCCGGCCCAGCATCGTGTCGGCGTCGCACCGCACGCCCTTCCCCGCGTGGCTGGACAGTCCGGCCGCGCTCGCCGGGTGCCTGCTGTACAGCGGGCTGGGCGTGGTGCGGGCGTTCAACGCCGACCCGTCCGTGCGCCTCGACGTGGTGCCCGTGGACGTGGTGGCGAGCGAGGTCGTCCGCGCGGTGTTCGGCCCCATGCCTCGCCCCGGCGAGGAGGTGCCCATCGTCCACGCCACCATGGGGATTCAGCGCGCGCTGCGCATCGACATGGCGGCGGCGTCGACCATCGAGTGGTTCAAGCACCGCCCGGGCGTGGTGAAGACGCCGGCCATGTTCGTGGGCCGCAAGGACCATGGCTTCGACGGCGTCGACTTCCTGCGCCGGGAGCTGCCCGTGCAGCTCCAGAAAGCCGCGCTCAAGTTGCTGGGCCAGAAGAAGGCCCACCGCCGGCTCACCCGCGCCGACGAGAAGGTGCAGTACCTGAACGAGGGCTTCTCGTACTTCACGCACCACACGTTCGACTTCGTGCGGAGCACCCCGCTCGAGGTGCCCGGCTTCGAGCCGCGCGAGTACGTGCGCGTGGTGAACCAGGGGCTCTACCGGCACCTGCTGTCGCGCGACGAGACGCAGGTGTCCTTCGCGGGGCCGAAGCACGACGACGCGCGGGACGACCGGACGTGGCTGCTGCAGCGCCCCACGAACAACACGACGCTCAAGGTGTTCGGCTACTCGCTGCGCAAGACCTTCCGCCACTGCACGAGTGACGTGACGTTCGACCGGCCGTCCTTCGAGCACGCGGTGGCGCAGGTGCCCCCGGACGCGCTGGTGGTGCTGGCGCCCACGCACCGCAGCTACTTCGACTTCCTGCTGGCCAGCTACCTGTGCTTCCAGCACCCGGACCTGGGCATCTCGATGCCGCACATCGCGGCGGCGGAGGAGTTCGGCCGCATCCCGGTGGTGGGGCCGATTCTCCGGGACTCGCAGGCGTTCTTCATCAAGCGCGGCGTGGGCAAGGAGGTGCCGGAGCTGGGCGAGGAGCTGCGCCGCCTCACCGAGAAGAACGCGTCGCTCATGTTCTTCATCGAGGGCCAGCGCAGCCGGGCGCGGCTGATGCTGCCGCCGAAGCGGGGGCTCTTGCGCGCGCTGCAGAACACGGGGCGCCGGTTCGCCGTGCTGCCCGTCGCCATCTCGTATGACCGGCTGCCCGAGGAGGCCTCGCTCGCGAAGGAGCTGGCGGGCGAGCCGCGCCCGAAGATGACGCTCACGGGCGTGATGTCGTGGCTGTCGAAGCTGGCGCGCGGCCAGGTGCAGCTGGGCCGGGTACACCTGGCCTGTGGCGCGCCGCAGATGCTCGAGCGCACCACGGATGTGCGGACGCTGAGCCACACGCTGATGGCGGAGCTCCAGCGACACACCACGGTGAGCAGCTTCCACCTGCGCGCGTTCCTCGCCGAGCACTCGATTCCGGGTGTCGACGAGACTTGGCTGCGGGAGGCCATCGAGCGCCGGGGAGGACGCGTGGTGACGAGCGACCTGCCGGTGCCGTCTCCCTTGACGCCTTCGCTGTCGTATTCGCTGCGCAACCAGTGGCAGCACTGGTTCGCGGGGGATGTGCTGGCGCGGCAGCCGGGCAACGCGGCGCTGGAGGACCACCTGTCGCGCTACCGCTGGTGCTCGACGCCGCTGGCCGAGTGCGAGGATGCACGCGTGGACGCGGTGGTGGAGGCGCTGTACGCGCCAGTGGTGCGGGACTACCGCGAGGTGACGAAGGTGCGTGCGCCGGGCGAGCTGAAGGCCGTGGAAGTGGCGCATCGGCCCCATCTCGACGGGGTGGTGCAGGCGCTGGTGTCGCGCGACATCGTGAAGCCGACGGATGACGGCTTCGAGTGGGGTGCGAACGCGACGCAGCTCTCCGGGTTCCATGAGGCGTGTGCCTGGCGCGGCGAGGTCGAGCGATGA
- a CDS encoding NAD-dependent epimerase/dehydratase family protein: MKTLVTGASGFLGRNLLEMLGDDAVALVRTPLEMKVPQVRGTPLEPDAWLSEAKGVKVLVHSAGMVHHSRKHSEEMVRFNIDSSLAMVRAAKALDARLVLVSTSGTVGCFEHATIEADEHSLYAEALVGRWPYYLSKIRAEEQSRKLARQLGVEMTVVRPPVLLGPGDTLGRSTTNVARVLNGKLPFIPAGGIAFTDVRDVAQALANLSKKTTWRDTYHLPGTALSLRTFFERVGEVAGIPVVQPDVPTFVVKGLAALGSRVPIKKLPDPVVLEMSMCHWGFKTLWSHEELDYRPRGHRQTLSDTVAWLRATQARH; this comes from the coding sequence ATGAAGACGCTCGTCACGGGAGCCAGCGGGTTTCTGGGTCGGAACCTGCTCGAGATGCTGGGAGACGACGCGGTGGCGCTGGTGCGCACGCCGCTGGAGATGAAGGTGCCGCAGGTGCGGGGCACGCCGCTGGAGCCCGACGCGTGGCTGTCGGAGGCGAAGGGCGTGAAGGTGTTGGTGCACTCGGCGGGGATGGTGCACCACAGCCGGAAGCACTCCGAGGAGATGGTGCGCTTCAACATCGACAGCTCGCTGGCGATGGTCCGGGCGGCGAAGGCGCTGGATGCGCGGCTGGTGTTGGTGTCGACGTCGGGGACGGTGGGATGCTTCGAGCACGCCACCATCGAGGCGGATGAGCACTCGCTCTACGCGGAGGCCCTGGTGGGCCGCTGGCCCTACTACCTGTCGAAGATTCGGGCCGAGGAGCAGTCGCGGAAGCTGGCGCGGCAGCTGGGCGTGGAGATGACGGTGGTGCGCCCGCCCGTGCTCTTGGGGCCGGGGGACACGCTCGGGCGTTCGACGACGAACGTGGCGCGGGTGCTGAACGGCAAGCTGCCGTTCATCCCGGCGGGTGGCATCGCGTTCACGGACGTGCGGGACGTGGCGCAGGCGCTCGCGAACTTGTCGAAGAAGACGACGTGGCGGGACACGTACCATCTGCCTGGGACGGCGCTGTCGCTGCGGACCTTCTTCGAGCGCGTGGGTGAAGTCGCCGGGATTCCGGTGGTGCAGCCCGATGTGCCGACGTTCGTGGTGAAGGGGCTCGCGGCGCTGGGCTCACGAGTGCCCATCAAGAAGCTGCCGGACCCCGTGGTGCTGGAGATGTCGATGTGCCACTGGGGATTCAAGACGCTGTGGAGCCACGAGGAGCTGGACTATCGCCCTCGGGGACACCGGCAGACGCTGAGCGACACGGTGGCGTGGCTGCGCGCGACGCAGGCTCGACACTGA
- a CDS encoding imm11 family protein, producing MSNLSRYFSLKEDVRAGHWYLGDPLDETGQEVEDIWQFAAGRPIRPPGRLVFPLEEPGRSLDFSTAGVGVTPVVHVRVAAIFAERAPDDVQLIPVDVKGYPEQYVLLVATKTVRCIDEKASREILIWQPEDERPEMVGEYRSVAGMKIDRSKVGDTKVFRTWGWPLGLIVSEDIKAALESAKVSGAKFEEV from the coding sequence ATGTCAAATCTCTCTCGATACTTCAGTCTCAAGGAAGATGTGCGAGCGGGTCACTGGTACCTAGGCGATCCATTGGACGAGACGGGCCAGGAGGTCGAAGACATCTGGCAATTCGCAGCAGGGAGGCCTATCCGTCCACCCGGTCGTCTGGTGTTTCCGCTCGAAGAGCCAGGACGGAGCCTGGACTTCAGCACCGCAGGCGTTGGAGTGACTCCCGTCGTCCACGTGAGGGTGGCAGCCATCTTTGCTGAGCGAGCCCCAGATGACGTGCAGCTCATCCCCGTCGATGTCAAAGGCTATCCGGAGCAGTACGTCTTGCTCGTGGCCACGAAGACTGTTCGATGCATTGACGAAAAGGCCTCGAGGGAAATCCTGATCTGGCAGCCAGAGGATGAGCGCCCCGAGATGGTCGGCGAATATCGAAGCGTGGCGGGGATGAAGATTGACCGCTCGAAGGTGGGCGATACCAAGGTCTTCCGCACCTGGGGATGGCCGCTCGGGCTGATTGTCTCCGAGGACATCAAGGCCGCCCTGGAGTCCGCGAAGGTCTCCGGAGCGAAGTTCGAGGAAGTGTAG
- a CDS encoding AHH domain-containing protein, producing MWVRWALPLLLIMAVSGCATSRVVRLEEGRDSFVVTPREEPGAELEEAELDDDEFEESLVELARDVRPFRNPMQGARDVFGVPARSGVYRYEGWPPRLTPQWSEDSDGPRLLESYADDELTRAYGQWCRRRDQPGDCLHLLEEGPLLASDGKYTLAFAIAMDSVWEETAEALEDMADPSAVLATVTAAATMYLMLWALPEPVSKGVAATLTTLAIAYLGVDTVWRLLDGWLELVREVERATTFAQVSAAGEAYGEVLGENAARVFVMLATAAVGNTAGLAAKAARLPGSAQAALAVESQAGISFTAVASVRSVAVSAEGFTIALAPNALAMAGQGMGGGHRHHIATNKNDISSARGGPWTPRFRVLFRRAGMDLKDPENIVEVVGHKGPHPEAYHSFVLSRLRRALGSCRKVADCRNALSVELRNLANEARTRGTEVHRLLTQRE from the coding sequence ATGTGGGTTCGTTGGGCGCTGCCGCTGCTCCTGATCATGGCTGTCTCCGGCTGTGCGACGAGTCGAGTCGTGCGGCTGGAGGAGGGACGTGACTCTTTCGTGGTCACGCCTCGTGAGGAGCCAGGAGCGGAGTTGGAGGAGGCCGAACTCGATGACGACGAGTTCGAGGAGTCCCTCGTGGAGCTGGCTCGGGACGTGCGTCCGTTCCGCAATCCCATGCAGGGGGCTCGGGACGTTTTTGGTGTTCCAGCGCGGAGCGGGGTGTACCGCTATGAGGGCTGGCCTCCTCGCTTGACGCCCCAGTGGAGCGAGGACTCTGACGGCCCCCGTTTGCTGGAGTCCTATGCGGACGATGAGCTGACTCGCGCGTATGGGCAGTGGTGTCGTCGGAGGGACCAACCTGGGGACTGTCTGCATCTGTTGGAGGAGGGGCCGCTGCTGGCGAGCGACGGCAAGTACACGTTGGCGTTCGCCATCGCGATGGATTCGGTGTGGGAGGAGACGGCCGAGGCGTTGGAGGACATGGCGGACCCGAGCGCGGTCCTGGCGACGGTGACCGCCGCCGCGACGATGTACCTCATGCTTTGGGCGTTACCGGAGCCGGTCTCGAAGGGGGTTGCCGCGACCTTGACGACGCTTGCCATCGCCTATCTGGGCGTGGACACGGTGTGGCGTCTGCTGGATGGGTGGCTGGAATTGGTGCGCGAGGTGGAAAGGGCCACGACCTTCGCGCAGGTCAGTGCGGCGGGCGAGGCATATGGAGAGGTGCTGGGAGAGAACGCGGCGCGAGTCTTCGTGATGCTGGCCACGGCAGCTGTCGGCAACACGGCGGGGTTGGCCGCGAAGGCGGCGAGGCTGCCTGGGTCCGCGCAAGCGGCGCTGGCCGTGGAGTCGCAGGCGGGCATCTCGTTCACCGCGGTGGCGAGTGTTCGCTCCGTCGCGGTGTCGGCGGAGGGCTTCACCATCGCGCTCGCCCCGAATGCCCTGGCCATGGCGGGGCAGGGGATGGGCGGTGGACATCGCCACCACATCGCCACGAACAAGAACGACATCTCTTCAGCCCGAGGAGGACCTTGGACCCCCAGATTCCGGGTGCTCTTCAGGCGAGCGGGGATGGACCTGAAGGACCCCGAGAACATTGTGGAGGTCGTTGGCCACAAGGGGCCGCATCCGGAGGCGTACCACTCCTTTGTTCTTTCTCGCTTGAGGCGGGCGCTCGGGTCCTGCCGAAAGGTCGCGGATTGCAGGAACGCTCTATCGGTTGAACTTCGCAACCTCGCCAACGAAGCCAGAACCCGTGGAACGGAGGTCCACCGGCTTTTGACTCAGCGGGAGTGA
- a CDS encoding phosphatase PAP2 family protein encodes MSERPYLHEALLAALGVTLSGVLLFGTGASVVSFRMMGATVLFILAVAVLARLDGWAHVFRVRLLLAYVATFFFYASVKDAVPALGLETWDAWLFGVDARVFGGTTPAVWLQRWSGPWVNEVFSAAYLSFHVYLHLAMLWAVVGPREKAEAFFGQVFSAYVPGIVGYYLVPAVGPVAAYPELFTVPIEGGWVTGLNALVVASGSSAYDVFPSLHVFITLVLLGHDARANPRRFRWMVPVAVLLFVSTLVLRYHYAVDLLAGVVWFGGFRVLYPRLVARWGPPRRAVTVPAPR; translated from the coding sequence ATGTCTGAGCGGCCGTATCTCCATGAGGCGTTGCTGGCGGCGTTGGGGGTGACGCTGTCGGGAGTGCTCCTGTTCGGGACGGGGGCCTCGGTGGTGTCGTTCCGGATGATGGGGGCGACGGTGCTGTTCATCCTGGCGGTGGCGGTGCTCGCGCGGCTGGATGGGTGGGCGCATGTCTTCCGAGTGCGGCTGTTGCTGGCATATGTCGCGACGTTCTTCTTCTATGCGTCGGTGAAGGACGCGGTTCCCGCGCTGGGGCTCGAGACGTGGGATGCGTGGCTGTTCGGCGTGGACGCGCGAGTTTTCGGTGGGACGACGCCGGCGGTCTGGCTCCAGCGGTGGAGTGGGCCGTGGGTGAACGAGGTGTTCAGCGCGGCGTATCTCTCGTTCCACGTGTATCTGCACCTCGCGATGCTCTGGGCGGTGGTGGGGCCTCGAGAGAAGGCGGAGGCGTTCTTCGGCCAGGTCTTCTCGGCGTATGTGCCGGGAATCGTGGGCTACTACCTGGTCCCCGCCGTGGGGCCGGTGGCGGCGTATCCCGAGCTGTTCACGGTGCCCATCGAGGGCGGATGGGTGACGGGGCTGAATGCGCTGGTGGTGGCGAGTGGCTCGTCGGCCTACGACGTGTTCCCGAGCCTGCATGTGTTCATCACGCTGGTGCTGCTGGGGCATGACGCGCGTGCGAATCCCCGGAGGTTCCGGTGGATGGTGCCGGTGGCGGTGCTGCTGTTCGTGTCGACGTTGGTGCTGCGCTACCACTACGCGGTGGACCTGCTCGCTGGGGTGGTGTGGTTCGGGGGCTTCCGGGTGCTGTATCCGAGGCTGGTTGCTCGCTGGGGGCCGCCGCGTCGTGCTGTCACGGTGCCAGCGCCGCGTTGA
- a CDS encoding fatty acid desaturase family protein: MDARHLPRLGAFVMLLGVSAWGAVLLSQAESSPWVWCARGVLYVLSAASLHGISLFTHEAVHGGLSSRPWLNRLGGMLCAWPVLQNFSAYKVLHLRHHRDLGGGLDPDHYANYTGRRWLELLMHVGRLLLGYPAYITMIPILGWKHGTASEKRWMGFEVAMVVVGCVLAGVFVPWQVLLHGWVIPMVIINTMVNIRGMSQHTFLVDADHPVRGTRTILTNPVTRFFMCNENYHLEHHLYPRVPWYNLPALHGALRAELVAQGAPFIPSYASFVWGVVSGGLMREARRSRPADV, from the coding sequence GTGGACGCGCGCCACCTCCCTCGGCTGGGTGCGTTCGTGATGCTCCTGGGCGTGTCGGCCTGGGGAGCGGTGCTGCTGTCTCAAGCGGAGTCCTCGCCGTGGGTGTGGTGCGCACGCGGAGTGCTCTACGTCCTCTCGGCGGCTTCATTACACGGCATCAGCCTGTTCACCCACGAGGCGGTGCATGGCGGGTTGTCCTCGCGGCCGTGGCTGAATCGGCTGGGGGGCATGCTGTGTGCGTGGCCGGTGTTGCAGAACTTCTCGGCCTACAAGGTTCTGCACCTGCGGCACCATCGCGACCTGGGGGGAGGCTTGGACCCGGACCACTACGCCAACTACACGGGGCGGCGGTGGCTGGAGTTGCTGATGCACGTGGGGCGGCTGCTCCTGGGGTATCCCGCGTACATCACGATGATTCCCATCCTCGGATGGAAGCACGGCACGGCGTCCGAGAAGCGGTGGATGGGCTTCGAGGTGGCGATGGTGGTGGTGGGGTGCGTGCTCGCGGGCGTCTTCGTCCCGTGGCAGGTGTTGCTGCACGGCTGGGTCATCCCGATGGTCATCATCAACACGATGGTGAACATCCGGGGGATGAGTCAGCACACGTTCCTGGTGGATGCGGACCACCCCGTCCGAGGGACGCGCACCATCCTCACCAACCCGGTGACGCGGTTCTTCATGTGCAATGAGAACTACCACCTGGAGCACCACCTCTACCCGCGAGTGCCCTGGTACAACCTGCCGGCGCTGCACGGTGCGCTCCGAGCGGAGCTGGTGGCGCAGGGCGCGCCCTTCATTCCGTCGTATGCCTCGTTCGTCTGGGGCGTCGTCAGTGGCGGGCTGATGCGAGAGGCTCGGCGGAGTCGTCCCGCGGATGTCTGA
- a CDS encoding DUF3419 family protein — protein sequence MSTSTFRLKFAVVREDPRLEQILIERTRARALLTVASGGCTLLTLAHENPSVELVGFDFNPRQLDHVREKAASLGTASPEHFNIQTTAPTGLNQRGEFEGLFRTLRHFIEEFVAPASELQRFFDPTTSPSTRDTLRATWFDSAYWPVAFQLAFADPFLHAMFGPAATQHAAPGSYPRYFQATFERGLRRDDAHHNPYLQHVLLGAYRPEDSPGYLRATSPRPFQLIQGSLPDVPGLGRFDVISLSNIFDWSDDALVAEWAALLCRDARPGCAVLMRQLNNQRDLRRFFSPAFEFDDALGTRLQAQDRSLFYERIEVGFRRPSPA from the coding sequence TTGAGCACCTCGACCTTCCGCTTGAAGTTCGCCGTCGTCCGCGAGGACCCCAGGCTCGAGCAGATTCTCATTGAACGAACCCGGGCCCGAGCCCTCCTCACCGTCGCCTCGGGTGGCTGCACGCTCCTCACGCTCGCTCACGAGAACCCCTCGGTGGAGCTCGTCGGCTTCGACTTCAACCCGCGACAACTCGACCACGTGCGAGAGAAGGCCGCGAGCCTCGGCACCGCGTCCCCCGAACACTTCAACATCCAGACGACGGCGCCCACGGGCCTGAATCAGCGCGGAGAGTTCGAGGGGCTCTTCCGCACCCTGCGCCACTTCATCGAGGAGTTCGTGGCCCCGGCCTCGGAGCTCCAGCGCTTCTTCGACCCCACCACGTCCCCCTCGACGCGGGACACCCTGCGCGCCACCTGGTTCGACTCCGCCTACTGGCCCGTGGCCTTCCAGCTCGCGTTCGCGGACCCGTTCCTCCACGCCATGTTCGGACCGGCCGCCACGCAACACGCGGCCCCCGGCTCCTACCCGCGCTACTTCCAGGCCACCTTCGAGCGCGGCCTGCGCCGTGACGACGCCCACCACAATCCCTATCTGCAACACGTGTTGCTCGGCGCCTACCGGCCCGAGGACAGCCCCGGGTATCTGCGCGCCACGAGCCCCCGCCCCTTCCAGCTCATCCAGGGCTCGCTCCCCGACGTGCCCGGCCTCGGCCGCTTCGATGTCATCTCCCTGTCCAACATCTTCGACTGGTCGGACGACGCGCTCGTCGCCGAGTGGGCCGCGCTGCTGTGTCGAGACGCCCGCCCCGGCTGCGCCGTGCTGATGCGCCAGCTCAACAACCAGCGCGACCTGCGGCGCTTCTTCAGCCCCGCCTTCGAGTTCGACGACGCGCTGGGCACCCGGCTCCAGGCCCAGGACCGCAGCCTGTTCTACGAGCGCATCGAGGTCGGCTTCCGGCGGCCCTCTCCCGCATGA
- a CDS encoding GNAT family N-acetyltransferase → MNKHGVRYVVLRPDTLGPYVERLRQLERGIEYPIADGADHFFIDHGPHYHPFFSSMGEAYFLLALRGEELLGSVTGVSRQVFRGTRSAQALYICDLKVAPHARGTGLARRLILQGLTHLFRIPALRRTRFLYGAAMRGARGDVMHTARGWNPLRMGRPQSRLALYFVPPARLAALDLTLAPQPVRGEGLVLGPAPERRLDGAGWCTTSGSKDLQLRSTQKPWPLVHLAAPPSAWTHGWGHYLRTCGQELATHHPDSLACFAIDERLADHVSWLQGVGMPPDAACTVYSLDLTRLKGTPTWVHLPSSEI, encoded by the coding sequence ATGAACAAGCACGGCGTGCGCTACGTGGTCCTCCGGCCCGACACGCTCGGCCCGTACGTCGAGCGGCTCCGCCAGCTCGAGCGCGGCATCGAGTACCCCATCGCCGACGGCGCCGACCACTTCTTCATCGACCACGGGCCCCACTACCACCCGTTCTTCTCCTCCATGGGTGAGGCGTACTTCCTCCTCGCCCTGCGCGGAGAGGAGCTCCTGGGCTCCGTGACAGGCGTCTCGCGCCAGGTCTTCCGAGGCACCCGCTCCGCCCAGGCGCTCTACATCTGCGACCTCAAGGTGGCGCCTCACGCGCGAGGCACGGGGCTGGCCCGAAGGCTCATCCTCCAGGGACTCACCCACCTCTTCCGCATCCCCGCCCTGCGGCGCACGCGGTTCCTCTACGGAGCCGCCATGCGAGGCGCACGCGGCGACGTCATGCACACGGCGCGCGGCTGGAATCCCCTGCGCATGGGCCGGCCCCAGAGCCGCCTCGCGCTCTACTTCGTGCCCCCGGCCCGTCTCGCCGCCCTCGACCTCACCCTCGCCCCCCAGCCCGTGCGGGGAGAAGGGCTCGTGCTCGGCCCCGCCCCGGAGCGGCGGCTCGACGGCGCGGGGTGGTGCACCACGTCCGGCAGCAAGGACCTCCAGCTGCGCTCCACCCAGAAGCCCTGGCCCCTGGTCCACCTCGCGGCGCCGCCCTCCGCGTGGACGCACGGCTGGGGACACTACCTGCGCACCTGCGGCCAGGAGCTCGCCACCCACCACCCCGATTCGCTCGCCTGCTTCGCCATCGACGAACGGCTGGCGGACCATGTCTCCTGGCTCCAGGGCGTGGGCATGCCCCCGGACGCGGCGTGCACCGTCTATTCTCTCGACCTCACCCGACTTAAGGGTACCCCCACATGGGTGCACCTTCCTTCCTCCGAAATCTGA
- a CDS encoding iron-containing redox enzyme family protein — translation MGAPSFLRNLKLRGHIAALKAEWSATESSTYLRALRDGTLERTDFIETQRQFFSAVAHFSRPMALLASRLPRPELRLPLVENVFDEHGRGTLAHGHEQTFLVLLERLGASVERIHDDAFWPEVRKFNAALTGISSFEPTHTALAVFGIIEDLFSGISLELGRGIVSRGWLAADQVTHYPTHATLDEEHADGFYRQLDAPYEASPATARDIEQGLVLGGHLFLGLYDDLYRARRRRLG, via the coding sequence ATGGGTGCACCTTCCTTCCTCCGAAATCTGAAGCTGCGCGGCCACATCGCCGCCCTGAAGGCCGAGTGGAGCGCCACCGAGTCCTCCACCTATCTGCGCGCGCTGCGCGACGGCACGCTCGAGCGCACCGACTTCATCGAGACCCAGCGCCAGTTCTTCTCCGCCGTGGCGCACTTCTCGCGGCCCATGGCCCTGCTCGCCAGCAGGCTGCCTCGGCCGGAGCTTCGCCTGCCCTTGGTGGAGAACGTCTTCGACGAGCACGGACGCGGCACGCTCGCGCACGGCCACGAGCAGACCTTCCTGGTACTCCTGGAGCGGCTCGGCGCCTCCGTGGAGCGGATCCACGACGACGCCTTCTGGCCGGAGGTCCGCAAGTTCAACGCCGCGCTGACCGGCATCTCGAGCTTCGAGCCGACGCACACCGCCCTGGCCGTGTTCGGCATCATCGAGGACCTGTTCAGCGGCATCTCGCTGGAGCTGGGGCGGGGCATCGTCTCCCGAGGCTGGCTCGCCGCCGACCAGGTGACGCACTACCCCACCCACGCGACGCTCGATGAGGAGCACGCGGACGGGTTCTACCGCCAGCTCGACGCGCCCTACGAGGCGTCACCCGCCACCGCGAGGGACATCGAGCAGGGGCTCGTGCTCGGCGGGCACCTCTTCCTCGGCCTCTACGACGACCTGTACCGCGCCCGACGACGACGCCTCGGCTGA
- a CDS encoding 2,3-bisphosphoglycerate-dependent phosphoglycerate mutase gives MPLLALVRHGQSLWNHENRFTGLVDVPLTEKGREEARLAARALQGLTFDVAYTSALVRAQETLDIILKSLRQHPPIIRDAALNERGYGDLQGLNKADAARRFGDEQVQLWRRSYDVRPPNGESLEMTAQRVLPFYDRAISGDIRLGKNVLVVAHGNSNRALVMKLDQLSGEQVVGLELATGVPLLYELSADTAVLSKRTLTP, from the coding sequence ATGCCCCTCCTCGCACTCGTCCGTCATGGTCAGTCGCTGTGGAACCACGAGAACCGCTTCACGGGCCTCGTGGACGTGCCCCTCACCGAGAAAGGACGAGAAGAGGCTCGGCTCGCCGCGCGCGCGCTCCAGGGCCTCACGTTCGACGTCGCGTATACGTCCGCGCTCGTCCGCGCGCAGGAGACGCTCGACATCATCCTCAAGTCGCTGCGCCAGCACCCGCCCATCATCCGGGATGCCGCCCTCAACGAGCGCGGCTATGGCGACCTCCAGGGGCTCAACAAGGCGGACGCGGCCCGGCGCTTCGGCGACGAGCAGGTGCAGCTCTGGCGGCGCTCCTACGACGTCCGCCCCCCGAATGGCGAGTCCCTGGAGATGACCGCCCAGCGCGTGCTGCCCTTCTACGACCGCGCCATCAGCGGGGACATCCGCCTGGGGAAGAACGTCCTCGTCGTGGCCCATGGGAACTCCAACCGGGCCCTGGTGATGAAGCTGGACCAGCTCTCCGGGGAGCAGGTGGTGGGGCTGGAGCTGGCGACCGGGGTCCCCCTCCTCTACGAGCTGTCCGCCGATACAGCCGTGCTGTCCAAGCGGACTCTCACGCCTTGA